CCGAAATTCTCCCACATCACGGCAATCGGATTATCACGCGCGGTCATGCGCATGACATGGCGCATGACCGCGCTGGAGGCGATAGCGCCGCCGTCCCCCGCTTTGCCTCGCCCACAGTTTTGCTTCGTGGGGCACATGCCCTATTCCCCATCCCGGCATGTACGACCTGCTCCTGATCGCCTCGGCGCTGTTCTTCGTGGCCGCCTGCACGGTGTTTGCGCGGCACAAGGCGGCGTCGATCTATCACCCGGCGGCGTTCTACCTGCTGTTCCACGGCTTCCTGTTCGTCTTCCGCCCGATCCTGGCGCGCATCTACGACTTCCGCTTCGTCTACATGGTTTTCGAGTTCCAGCCGTCGATGGCTGACAAGATGACCGTGATCCTGGGTGCGAATTTGGGGCTGATCGTCTTTATCTTCGTGAGCCTGCGGATCGGAAACACCCCGTTGCAACCGGCTTCGGCTGGACGGGAAATGCTGCCGCGGGAAAACATGTGGCGACCCTTTCTCCTGACCGCCCCTATCCTCGCGCCGCTTGGCATTGCCTCGGTGGTATCCCGCTGGGGCGCCATTGCCAGCGGGGATCCGACCGAATTGACTGACCCCACCACTTTCGTGAAAATCCATACCGACAGTGTCGGCTATTTTGTCGAAGCGCAGCTGGTTCTCGCCCCGCTCGCCGTGCTGTTCGCCTGGCTGACGCGGTTCAAATGGTGGTCTTTCATACCGCTGGTCGTCTTCGTCATCATGCGCGCCGGGACCGGCGGGCGCGGACCTTTCGTATATGCCATCACCGCCCTCTTGCTGCTGTGGCTGTGGGACAAGCGGCGCAGCTGGCCCGATGCCCGTACGGTGGCGCTGGTGGCAGTGACGGGCCTCGCCTTTGCCGTGGTAGTGACGGACCGCGGACGCAGCATCCGCGAGGTCTTTATCGAGGATAACTCGGTCGCGTGGGAGCAGGCCTACGACTACGCGCCGCTCGAAAACATGGACTTCGCCAATCTCGAATATTTCGAGTACCTGGTCTATGTCGTCCCGCAGCGCAGCGGCACTTACGACTATTTCGCCAGCTACCTGCAGTTCTTTACCGAGCCGATCCCGCGCGCCTTGTGGGAGGGCAAGCCCGCCGGCGCGCCGGTGCGGTTCATGAACCTGTTCGATTACGGGCGCCCGATGGGCATGACCCCGTCGCTGCCCGGAGCGGGATGGTACGAGCTCGGCTGGCTCGGCATCGTGATCCAGACCGCGATATTCGCCGCGTTCTACAGCTATTTCTACCGCCTCGCCGCGCGGCGCGGTTCGTCGCGCCTGCTGGTCCTGTTCTATTTCCTGCTGCTGGCGACCACCGTCATCAGCTACCGCGACGGCAGCCTGATCTCGGTCGCAAGGATGAGCGTTTTCTACCAGCTGCCGCTGCTGCTGATCTGGCTGTTCACCCTGATGGACCGCCGCGGCAGCCTGTCGACCGATGCCTTTGCCGGATCGCAGCCGAACCCATCGCAGCGGCGCAAGGAACTGGCGGCGCAGGCGGCCAAGGCGCGCAAACCCGCGTAAATCCTTGTCTGCGCGGAATGCGCTGGACACAAGGCGCGCATGAAAACGCCCCGCCCCCGCATCGCCCTGTGGCTCGCCCTCGCTCTCGTCCTGTGGTTCGCCGGGGCCGTGTTCGGACCCAAGTTCGGCCTGATCGAATGGCCTTTCGCCTTGGGCACGATGGTCCGGCAACTGGGACCGATCGTGCGACCGGGCGAGGATGGCGGCAGCGTCATCAATTTCCGCAGCACCTCGCGCGTCGGGCTGAGCGACCTTGGCTACAACGCCGACCGCATCGTGAAGCTTCGCCCAGCGGCGGCAGAGCAGCTGCCCTGAGCCCCAACGGCAAAGGGCGCGGAACCCTGCGGTCCCGCGCCCTTCCCCTCGCCGGGCTCCCGTCCGGAAGCGTCAGAAGCTCTGGCGAACCGTTACCCCGAAGATCGCGAACTGCTGATATTGGACGGCACGTCGGCGTTGTACGGGCTGGCGAGATTGTGGAAGCCGTTGGCGACTGCGGCAGATGTTCCCGCCCCCAGAGCCGCATCGGTTGCCGCGGCATAGCCCGGCATCGGCAGGCGCTGCGCGTACACGCGGTCGACTTCGGAATAATACATGCAATAGAGCCACTAAAACGGGCCGGCATCGGTCAATGCGATGCGCAGCGCCTCATATATCGCCCAGAGACAAGTTGACCGCGCCTTTCAGCGTGCCCCCGATGTCGTCTTCCTACGCCATATTGATGTTGGCTTCGACCGTGCCCTCGGTCATGTCGAGCGTCGGCTTGTTAAAATCGCCGGACAATGTGGCTATGCCGCCACAGCCTTGATCAGCGGTCGACGACCAGTTCCGGTTGGGGATTGTTGGGCTGGAGGACCAGCTCGCCCTGCTCCACGCGCCAGCCCTTCAGGCGGCTGAGCAGGTTCATGCCGATGACATTGGTCGGGCCGATATTGGGCGCGATGACGGCATCGAGGCCGCGCGCCGCGATATTGCCGAAGCGCAGTTCGTCGATGGTTGTGATGCTGGCACTGATCGATCCATTGGCGGTCTGCATGCGGATCGGCAGGCGATCTCGGGCAGGTTCGAGGCCGGCAGCGGAGGCGGATTCCGCGCCCAAGGTCGTCAGCGTGGCGCCGGTATCGACCATGAAACGGGTAGGCACGCCGTTGACTTCCGCATCCAGCCAGTAATGCCCGTCGCGCGCCAGCGGTACGCGGGTTTCGCCGCCCTCCACCACCTGTTCGGGCAGCCCGGCTTGCGGAAGCGCCATGTCAAAGCGCGGATCGAGCCGGCTCAATTGCAGGACCACCAGCACCAGGACACCGCACAGGACCACGGTGCTCGTCCCGCGGATCAGCCCGCCGAGGCGCGGCGCGCGGCGGCGCAGGAACCCGCCGAACACGCTGAGGAGCACGGCGGCGAGGACGACGACCATCAGCCCGGTCTGCGGAACCTCCGCAATCGCGTTCGCCGCATCGCGCCACAGGTTTTCTATCGACATTCCGGTTATATAGGGTGCGCCACCCTATCCTGCCATGAACGGCTGGCCCGACCCACGTCAGGGCGCGTTGCGCGGTTCGCTGGCGTCGGCGAGGATGAGCGAAAACCGCTCCTCAGCGTCCAGCCAGCGCTTCACCGGGGTCCATCCGCCGGCAAGGAGTAGCATTGTCGAGGACCGCTCGTCGAACTTGTGGCTGTTTTCCGTGTGGATGCTTTCGCCCTTCGCCATCCGGAACGTCTGGTCGCAGACCTCGAATTCGATGTCGCGGTCTGCCACCAGATGCATCTCGACACGGGCGAAAATGTCTTCCCAGCGGGCCTCGTGATGCAGGGCCTCGACCGGGATGGTGCCATCGAGCTCGCGGTTGATCCGGCGCGCGAGGTTGAGGTTGAATTCGGCCGTGACGCCTGCGGCATCGTCATATGCCGCTTCCAGCACGGCCGGATCCTTGATCAGATCCATGCCGATCAGCAATTGCGATCCGTCGCCCAGCGTCTCTCGCATCGACCGCAGCAGGTCCACCGCCGTGCGCGCGACCATATTGCCGATGGTCGAACCGGGAAAGAAGCCCAGCTTGGCCATGTCCGCCACCGCAGTCGGCAGCTCCACCCGGCGCATGAAATCGGCTTCGATCGGGTACACCGCGAGATCGGGAAATTTCGCCTGCAGTTCGGCGGCAGAGGCGCGCAGGAAATCTCCCGCGATATCCAGCGGGACGTAAGCCGCAGGATCGATGGCGGAAAGGAGGAGCGGGGTCTTGAGGCTGGAGCCGCTGCCGAATTCCACCACTGCGCGATCCGGCCCGATGAGCTCGCGAAATTCCGCGCCCCGCTCCTCGAGGATGGAGCGTTCGGCGCGGGTCGGGTAATATTCGGGGACCTTGGTGATATCCTCGAACAACTCACTGCCCGCATCGTCGTAAAGCCAGCGCGCGGGCACGGCCTTCTGCCGCTGCGACAGGCCTTCAAGCACATCGGAGCGAAAGGCGTGGTGCACCCCGCCCTCGTCCAGGTCGACGAGGGACATGGAATTGTTTTTCGTCATCAGAGATCCTTCGCGAGCCTGACGCCGGTGAATTGCCAGCGTTGGTGCGGGTAGAAGAAATTGCGGTAGCTCGCGCGCGAATGGCCGCGCACCGTGGCGCAGCTGGCGCCCTTGAGTACGAACTGCCCGCTCATGAACTTGCCGTTGTATTCACCCACCGCGCCAGCGGGCGGGGCATAGCGCGGGTATGGCAGGTAACCGGAGCGGGTGAACTGCCACCCGTCGCCGAACAACCCGTCCGATCCGGTGGGCAGCGGCGGGGCCGCGCCGTCGAGCTGGTTGCCGCCCGCCGGGTCGTGTGCGGGTTCGATATCGTCGTGCTGGCCGCGGGCGACCGCTTCCCATTCGGCTTCCGTCGGCAGGCGGTATCCGGCCCACTCGGCAAACGCGTCCGCTTCGAAATAGCTGACGTGGGTGACAGGCGCATGGGGATCGCGCTCCTGCCAGCCGGTGTGGGTAAAATGCTCGCGATCGCGCCAGTACATGGGCGCGTCGATGCCATTCTCGTTGACCCATGCCCAGCCGTCCGCCAGCCACAGGCGGTGATCCCGGTAGCCGCCGTCTGCGATGAAGCGGTCCCAGTCGCCATTGGTGACCAGCCGGTCCGACAGGGCGAAGGGTTCCAGCAAGGTGCGGTGGAGCGGCCCTTCGTTGTCGAAGGCGAACCCATCGCCATCATGGCCGATCTTGGCGATGCCGCCGGGATGGCGGTGCCAGCCTTGCGTACGCTCCGCCGACCGATCCGGCTGGCGGTCCCACATCTTCGGACCGAGCGGGTTCTGGGACAGCGCGTGCTTGATGTCGGTCAGCAGCAATTCGATATGCTGTTGCTCGTGCGCGCAGCCGAGCGCGATCAGCGGCTGCAGTTCCTCGCGGTCCAGCAGCGGGGCCATCGCTTCGTCTACGGCACCTCGCCAGTCGAGGATTTCCGCCACCGTGGGACGGGAAAGCATCCCGCGCCGGTCGCGGGCAATCCGCGCGCCTTCCGCCTCGTAATAGGAATTGAACAGGAACGGCCAGCGCTCGTCATGCAGCGTGTAGCCCGGTACATGGTCGCGCAGCAGGAAGGTTTCCCAGAACCAGGTCGTATGGGCCAGGTGCCACTTCGTCGGGCTCGCATCCTCCATCGACTGGATGGTCGCGTCCGCTTCGGACAGCGGCGCGGCCAGCGCAGGCATCAGCGCGCGCGTGCGGCGAAATTCTGCTTCGAGCGACGCGACGGGCGCCCCGTGTTGCGGCTGGACCGATGCCAAATCCGCCTCCCCTCTTCGTGTCTTCCTCCAGCATGGCGGACGGACATGACAATAGAAAGGCCGGGAGGCTGGAAATTTCCCGAAATTAGCGAAAGATAGTTGGGGTCAGGCCGCAGCGGCGCGGCGGTCGACCCCTTCTTCCACCAGCATTTCGGCAATCGCGAAGGCGAGTTCGAGCGATTGCGCGGCGTTGAGGCGCGGGTCGCAATGCGTGTGATAGCGATCGCCCAGCCGTTCGTCGGTGATCGCCACCGCGCCGCCGGTGCATTCGGTCACGTCCTGCCCGGTCATTTCCAGATGGATGCCGCCGGCATGGGTGCCTTCGGCCTTGTGGACCGCGAAGAAGCCGCGAACCTCGCCCATGATCCGCTCGAAAGGCCGCGTCTTGTAGCCACTGTCCGCCTTCACGACATTGCCGTGCATCGGGTCGCAGTTCCACACCACCGGGTGCCCTTCGCGCTCGATCGCGCGGACAAGCTTCGGCAGGCCGGCTTCCACCTTGTCGTGGCCGAAGCGGCTGATCAGCACGATCTTGCCCGCCTCGCGCGAGGGGTTGAGCGTATCGAGGATGCGCACGAGGACGTCCGGCTCCAGGCTCGGCCCGCATTTCACGCCCAGCGGATTGCCGATGCCGCGCGCAAATTCCACGTGCGCGCTGCCATCGAACCGCGTGCGATCGCCGATCCACAGCATGTGGGCGCTGGTATCGTACCAGTCGCCGGTCAGCGAATCCTGCCGCGTCATCGCCTGTTCGTAAGGAAGCAGCAGCGCTTCGTGGCTGGTGTAAAAGCTGGTGCCCTGCAGTTGCGGCACGGTTGCCGGATCGATCCCGCAGGCTTCCATGAAATCGAGCGCTTCGCCGATGCGGTCGGCGGTTTGCGCGAACTTGTCCGCCCACGGGCTGCGGCCCATGAAATCGAGCGTCCACTGGTGGACCTTGCGCAAATTGGCATAGCCACCGGTCGAGAACGCCCGCAGCAGGTTCAGCGTCGCCGCGCTCTGGTTATAGGCGCGCACCATGCGCTGCGGATCGTTACGGCGCGTCTCGGCATCGAATTCGATCCCGTTCACGTTGTCGCCGAAGTAGCTCGGCAGGGTTTGCTGCCCCTGCGTTTCGGTATCGCTGCTGCGCGGCTTGGCGAACTGGCCCGCCATGCGCCCCACCTTCACCACCGGGCTCTTGCCGGCGAAAGTCAGAACGACCGCCATCTGCAGGATCACGCGAAACGTGTCGCGGATGTTGTTCGGGTGGAATTCGGCAAAGCTTTCCGCGCAGTCGCCGCCCTGCAGCAGGAACGCCTCGCCGCGGCATACCTCGGCCAGTTCCGCCTTCAGTGCCCGCGCCTCGCCCGCGAAGACGAGCGGGGGGAAGGACGACAGCGTGCCGGTCGCCTCTGCCAGCGCTGCCTCGTCCTCGTAGCGGGGCAGGTGCTTCGCTTCGAAACCTGTCCAGCTGCCGGGTTGCCAATCGTGTGCCATTATTTCCATCCGTTACTCGGCCTCCAACCTAGGGGTTGGCCGGTCGGATTGCCAGAAACGGAATTTGGGCCGCGGGCAAGCGCGCTTTTCCGATCACCTTGATCGGGTGCGAGGACGCGGGGCCAGAGAAAACCCCCGCGACGGTCTCCCGAGCGGGGGTTTTTCTCATGACGCTACATGCCGGCAGCGCGTCAGGCGGCGGCCGGTGCCGCGTCGCGTACGCCCTGATCGACATGCGCCGCAAAGGGTTCGAAATTGTCGACGAAAAGCTGGACCAGCTTTTCTGCCGTGCGGTC
This sequence is a window from Alteriqipengyuania flavescens. Protein-coding genes within it:
- a CDS encoding O-antigen polymerase; this encodes MYDLLLIASALFFVAACTVFARHKAASIYHPAAFYLLFHGFLFVFRPILARIYDFRFVYMVFEFQPSMADKMTVILGANLGLIVFIFVSLRIGNTPLQPASAGREMLPRENMWRPFLLTAPILAPLGIASVVSRWGAIASGDPTELTDPTTFVKIHTDSVGYFVEAQLVLAPLAVLFAWLTRFKWWSFIPLVVFVIMRAGTGGRGPFVYAITALLLLWLWDKRRSWPDARTVALVAVTGLAFAVVVTDRGRSIREVFIEDNSVAWEQAYDYAPLENMDFANLEYFEYLVYVVPQRSGTYDYFASYLQFFTEPIPRALWEGKPAGAPVRFMNLFDYGRPMGMTPSLPGAGWYELGWLGIVIQTAIFAAFYSYFYRLAARRGSSRLLVLFYFLLLATTVISYRDGSLISVARMSVFYQLPLLLIWLFTLMDRRGSLSTDAFAGSQPNPSQRRKELAAQAAKARKPA
- a CDS encoding DUF1499 domain-containing protein, with the translated sequence MKTPRPRIALWLALALVLWFAGAVFGPKFGLIEWPFALGTMVRQLGPIVRPGEDGGSVINFRSTSRVGLSDLGYNADRIVKLRPAAAEQLP
- a CDS encoding retropepsin-like aspartic protease family protein, coding for MSIENLWRDAANAIAEVPQTGLMVVVLAAVLLSVFGGFLRRRAPRLGGLIRGTSTVVLCGVLVLVVLQLSRLDPRFDMALPQAGLPEQVVEGGETRVPLARDGHYWLDAEVNGVPTRFMVDTGATLTTLGAESASAAGLEPARDRLPIRMQTANGSISASITTIDELRFGNIAARGLDAVIAPNIGPTNVIGMNLLSRLKGWRVEQGELVLQPNNPQPELVVDR
- the egtD gene encoding L-histidine N(alpha)-methyltransferase; protein product: MTKNNSMSLVDLDEGGVHHAFRSDVLEGLSQRQKAVPARWLYDDAGSELFEDITKVPEYYPTRAERSILEERGAEFRELIGPDRAVVEFGSGSSLKTPLLLSAIDPAAYVPLDIAGDFLRASAAELQAKFPDLAVYPIEADFMRRVELPTAVADMAKLGFFPGSTIGNMVARTAVDLLRSMRETLGDGSQLLIGMDLIKDPAVLEAAYDDAAGVTAEFNLNLARRINRELDGTIPVEALHHEARWEDIFARVEMHLVADRDIEFEVCDQTFRMAKGESIHTENSHKFDERSSTMLLLAGGWTPVKRWLDAEERFSLILADASEPRNAP
- the egtB gene encoding ergothioneine biosynthesis protein EgtB; this encodes MASVQPQHGAPVASLEAEFRRTRALMPALAAPLSEADATIQSMEDASPTKWHLAHTTWFWETFLLRDHVPGYTLHDERWPFLFNSYYEAEGARIARDRRGMLSRPTVAEILDWRGAVDEAMAPLLDREELQPLIALGCAHEQQHIELLLTDIKHALSQNPLGPKMWDRQPDRSAERTQGWHRHPGGIAKIGHDGDGFAFDNEGPLHRTLLEPFALSDRLVTNGDWDRFIADGGYRDHRLWLADGWAWVNENGIDAPMYWRDREHFTHTGWQERDPHAPVTHVSYFEADAFAEWAGYRLPTEAEWEAVARGQHDDIEPAHDPAGGNQLDGAAPPLPTGSDGLFGDGWQFTRSGYLPYPRYAPPAGAVGEYNGKFMSGQFVLKGASCATVRGHSRASYRNFFYPHQRWQFTGVRLAKDL
- a CDS encoding class II 3-deoxy-7-phosphoheptulonate synthase, which produces MAHDWQPGSWTGFEAKHLPRYEDEAALAEATGTLSSFPPLVFAGEARALKAELAEVCRGEAFLLQGGDCAESFAEFHPNNIRDTFRVILQMAVVLTFAGKSPVVKVGRMAGQFAKPRSSDTETQGQQTLPSYFGDNVNGIEFDAETRRNDPQRMVRAYNQSAATLNLLRAFSTGGYANLRKVHQWTLDFMGRSPWADKFAQTADRIGEALDFMEACGIDPATVPQLQGTSFYTSHEALLLPYEQAMTRQDSLTGDWYDTSAHMLWIGDRTRFDGSAHVEFARGIGNPLGVKCGPSLEPDVLVRILDTLNPSREAGKIVLISRFGHDKVEAGLPKLVRAIEREGHPVVWNCDPMHGNVVKADSGYKTRPFERIMGEVRGFFAVHKAEGTHAGGIHLEMTGQDVTECTGGAVAITDERLGDRYHTHCDPRLNAAQSLELAFAIAEMLVEEGVDRRAAAA